One genomic segment of Sander lucioperca isolate FBNREF2018 chromosome 10, SLUC_FBN_1.2, whole genome shotgun sequence includes these proteins:
- the brd2b gene encoding bromodomain-containing protein 2b isoform X2: protein MAQSLEKIFLQKVAQMPQDEIELPPPAPRSKNSKGRGRTSNSRAQQVPAVSQSAYSPSSSDTGDSMLANSPQAVLTKSLPPANIMGLPPTQPTTKKKGVKRKADTTTPSTMGLTVGMSGATHMVGLGKGGHGGQVHDTSMHTISSMGGMSLETQPAMGLVRSPGGPVLLQPMMAGSGRRVGSGRPIKPPKKDLPDSVQAQPLRKGKLSPQLRYCSGLLKDILSKKHAAYAWPFYTPVDAAALGLHDYHDIIKCPMDLSTIKRKMDCREYRDAQQFSSDVRLMFSNCYKYNPPDHDVVGMARKLQDVFEFRFAKMPDEPHMDRTAMSMSGHPTSSSSSSSSSSSSSSSTSESEPSSESEESESSPNSDSEEERAHRLAELQDQVCTQLRAVHEQLAALSQGPIAKPKKKEKKDKKEKKKKKKLEKRSRVVRSRAGSEEWKMPGKILKTKSARAGSQPKKSQGKKSNKNRKATKKPFYPPPPTSMLPHYDSEEEEEIVPMSYDEKRQLSLDINKLPGEKLGRVVHIIQSREPSLRDTNPEEIEIDFETLKPSTLKELERYVMTCLRKKPRKPYGEQVAAGKKGGVAKSKEELTLEKRRELEKRLQDVSGQLNSVKKPTKPKVEKPSTVETHTQPSRLSGSSSSSDSSSSSSSSSSSDTSDSDSG from the exons ATGGCTCAGTCCTTAGAGAAGATCTTTCTCCAAAAGGTGGCCCAGATGCCCCAGGACGAAATTGAGCtgcctcctccagctcctcgaAGCAAGAACAGCAAGGGAAGAGGTCGCACATCTAACT CGAGGGCTCAGCAGGTGCCAGCGGTGTCCCAGTCAGCCTACTCCCCTTCTTCCTCCGACACTGGGGATTCCATGCTGGCCAACTCTCCCCAGGCTGTACTGACCAAAAGCCTGCCCCCGGCCAACATTATGGGCCTGCCCCCTACACAGCCCACAACCAAG AAAAAAGGTGTGAAACGTAAGGCAGACACCACCACGCCCTCCACCATGGGCCTGACTGTGGGCATGTCGGGAGCAACGCACATGGTAGGCTTGGGGAAGGGAGGCCACGGGGGCCAGGTCCACGACACCTCCATGCACACCATCTCCTCCATGGGGGGCATGAGCTTGGAGACCCAACCTGCAATGGGCCTGGTCAGGAGCCCTGGAGGTCCCGTCCTGCTCCAGCCAATGATGGCAGGCAGTGGACGCAGAGTGGGCAGCGGACGCCCCATTAAACCCCCCAAGAAGGACTTGCCTGATTCTGTCCAGGCTCAGCCCTTGAGGAAGGGCAAACTAAGCCCTCAGCTGAGGTACTGTAGTGGGCTGCTGAAGGACATATTGTCAAAGAAGCATGCTGCGTACGCCTGGCCTTTTTACACACCTGTGGACGCAGCTGCACTGGGACTTCACGACTATCATGACATCATTAAGTGTCCCATGGACCTCAGCACCATCAAG AGGAAGATGGACTGTCGTGAATACAGGGACGCTCAACAGTTTTCTAGCGATGTCCGACTCATGTTCTCCAACTGCTACAAGTACAACCCACCTGACCATGATGTTGTGGGCATGGCACGGAAGCTGCAG GATGTGTTTGAATTCCGTTTTGCCAAGATGCCAGACGAACCACATATGGATCGCACAGCCATGTCAATGAGTGGCCATCCGACatcctcgtcctcctcttcttcctcctcctcgtcctcatcTTCCTCCACCTCCGAGAGTGAGCCCAGCAGTGAGAGTGAAGAGAGCGAGAGCAGCCCGAACTCGGACAGCGAGGAAGAGCGAGCACATCGCTTGGCTGAGTTACAGGACCAGGTGTGCACGCAA CTCCGAGCCGTGCACGAGCAGCTGGCTGCCCTCTCCCAAGGCCCCATCGCCAAGCccaagaagaaggagaagaaggacaaaaaagagaagaagaaaaagaagaagctggAAAAGCGAAGTCGAGTTGTCAGAAGCAGAGCTGGCTCTGAGGAATGGAAAATGCCCGGCAAGATCCTGAAAACCAAGTCTGCCAGAGCAGGCTCCCAGCCCAAGAAGAGCCAGGGGAAGAAGAGTAACAAGAACCGCAA GGCCACAAAGAAGCCGTTCTACCCCCCACCGCCCACTTCCATGCTGCCACACTACGactctgaggaggaggaggagatcgTGCCCATGTCATACGATGAGAAGCGCCAGCTGAGCCTCGACATCAACAAGCTGCCGGGGGAGAAGCTGGGTCGTGTGGTCCACATCATTCAGTCCAGGGAGCCTTCCCTGAGGGACACCAACCCCGAGGAGATTGAGATTGACTTTGAAACACTCAAGCCGTCGACACTGAAAGAGCTGGAGCGATACGTCATGACCTGTCTGAGGAAGAAGCCCCGTAAGCCTTACGGTGAACAAG TTGCAGCAGGAAAGAAAGGCGGTGTTGCCAAGTCTAAAGAGGAGCTGACTCTGGAGAAGAGGAGGGAGCTGGAGAAGAGGCTGCAAGACGTCAGCGGGCAACTCAATTCTGTCAAGAAACCTACGAAACCTAAAG TGGAGAAGCCCAGCACTGTGGAGACTCACACCCAGCCCTCACGCCTCAgcggcagcagctccagctccgactcatcttcctcctcctcctcctcctcgtcctcagACACCAGTGATTCAGACTCTGGTTGA
- the brd2b gene encoding bromodomain-containing protein 2b isoform X1 gives MEAAVNPHHDSSLVGLSSGGMDQHSSSGKRIRKPSLLYEDFESPSLPHTMPQGPPVPPQPPVKDPSRPGRMTNQLQYLQRTLMKSLWRHHFAWPFHEPVDAYRLNLPDYHKIIKQPMDMGTIKKRLENNFYRSASECIQDFNTMFTNCYIYNKPTDDIVLMAQSLEKIFLQKVAQMPQDEIELPPPAPRSKNSKGRGRTSNSRAQQVPAVSQSAYSPSSSDTGDSMLANSPQAVLTKSLPPANIMGLPPTQPTTKKKGVKRKADTTTPSTMGLTVGMSGATHMVGLGKGGHGGQVHDTSMHTISSMGGMSLETQPAMGLVRSPGGPVLLQPMMAGSGRRVGSGRPIKPPKKDLPDSVQAQPLRKGKLSPQLRYCSGLLKDILSKKHAAYAWPFYTPVDAAALGLHDYHDIIKCPMDLSTIKRKMDCREYRDAQQFSSDVRLMFSNCYKYNPPDHDVVGMARKLQDVFEFRFAKMPDEPHMDRTAMSMSGHPTSSSSSSSSSSSSSSSTSESEPSSESEESESSPNSDSEEERAHRLAELQDQVCTQLRAVHEQLAALSQGPIAKPKKKEKKDKKEKKKKKKLEKRSRVVRSRAGSEEWKMPGKILKTKSARAGSQPKKSQGKKSNKNRKATKKPFYPPPPTSMLPHYDSEEEEEIVPMSYDEKRQLSLDINKLPGEKLGRVVHIIQSREPSLRDTNPEEIEIDFETLKPSTLKELERYVMTCLRKKPRKPYGEQVAAGKKGGVAKSKEELTLEKRRELEKRLQDVSGQLNSVKKPTKPKVEKPSTVETHTQPSRLSGSSSSSDSSSSSSSSSSSDTSDSDSG, from the exons ATGGAAGCGGCCGTCAACCCGCATCACGACAG CTCTCTGGTCGGGTTGTCCAGTGGCGGGATGGACCAACACAGTAGTTCGGGCAAACGCATTCGCAAGCCCTCCTTGTTGTATGAGGACTTTGAGAGCCCATCTCTGCCGCACACAATGCCCCAGGGTCCTCCCGTCCCACCGCAGCCTCCAGTGAAGGATCCCAGCCGGCCAGGCCGCATGACCAACCAGCTGCAGTATCTCCAGAGGACCCTGATGAAGTCACTGTGGAGGCATCACTTTGCCTGGCCATTCCATGAGCCTGTGGATGCCTACAGGCTTAACCTACCG GATTACCATAAAATTATCAAACAACCCATGGACATGGGGACCATCAAAAAGCGTCTGGAGAACAACTTCTACCGCAGTGCAAGTGAGTGCATTCAGGACTTCAACACAATGTTCACCAACTGCTACATCTACAACAAG CCGACAGACGACATTGTGCTGATGGCTCAGTCCTTAGAGAAGATCTTTCTCCAAAAGGTGGCCCAGATGCCCCAGGACGAAATTGAGCtgcctcctccagctcctcgaAGCAAGAACAGCAAGGGAAGAGGTCGCACATCTAACT CGAGGGCTCAGCAGGTGCCAGCGGTGTCCCAGTCAGCCTACTCCCCTTCTTCCTCCGACACTGGGGATTCCATGCTGGCCAACTCTCCCCAGGCTGTACTGACCAAAAGCCTGCCCCCGGCCAACATTATGGGCCTGCCCCCTACACAGCCCACAACCAAG AAAAAAGGTGTGAAACGTAAGGCAGACACCACCACGCCCTCCACCATGGGCCTGACTGTGGGCATGTCGGGAGCAACGCACATGGTAGGCTTGGGGAAGGGAGGCCACGGGGGCCAGGTCCACGACACCTCCATGCACACCATCTCCTCCATGGGGGGCATGAGCTTGGAGACCCAACCTGCAATGGGCCTGGTCAGGAGCCCTGGAGGTCCCGTCCTGCTCCAGCCAATGATGGCAGGCAGTGGACGCAGAGTGGGCAGCGGACGCCCCATTAAACCCCCCAAGAAGGACTTGCCTGATTCTGTCCAGGCTCAGCCCTTGAGGAAGGGCAAACTAAGCCCTCAGCTGAGGTACTGTAGTGGGCTGCTGAAGGACATATTGTCAAAGAAGCATGCTGCGTACGCCTGGCCTTTTTACACACCTGTGGACGCAGCTGCACTGGGACTTCACGACTATCATGACATCATTAAGTGTCCCATGGACCTCAGCACCATCAAG AGGAAGATGGACTGTCGTGAATACAGGGACGCTCAACAGTTTTCTAGCGATGTCCGACTCATGTTCTCCAACTGCTACAAGTACAACCCACCTGACCATGATGTTGTGGGCATGGCACGGAAGCTGCAG GATGTGTTTGAATTCCGTTTTGCCAAGATGCCAGACGAACCACATATGGATCGCACAGCCATGTCAATGAGTGGCCATCCGACatcctcgtcctcctcttcttcctcctcctcgtcctcatcTTCCTCCACCTCCGAGAGTGAGCCCAGCAGTGAGAGTGAAGAGAGCGAGAGCAGCCCGAACTCGGACAGCGAGGAAGAGCGAGCACATCGCTTGGCTGAGTTACAGGACCAGGTGTGCACGCAA CTCCGAGCCGTGCACGAGCAGCTGGCTGCCCTCTCCCAAGGCCCCATCGCCAAGCccaagaagaaggagaagaaggacaaaaaagagaagaagaaaaagaagaagctggAAAAGCGAAGTCGAGTTGTCAGAAGCAGAGCTGGCTCTGAGGAATGGAAAATGCCCGGCAAGATCCTGAAAACCAAGTCTGCCAGAGCAGGCTCCCAGCCCAAGAAGAGCCAGGGGAAGAAGAGTAACAAGAACCGCAA GGCCACAAAGAAGCCGTTCTACCCCCCACCGCCCACTTCCATGCTGCCACACTACGactctgaggaggaggaggagatcgTGCCCATGTCATACGATGAGAAGCGCCAGCTGAGCCTCGACATCAACAAGCTGCCGGGGGAGAAGCTGGGTCGTGTGGTCCACATCATTCAGTCCAGGGAGCCTTCCCTGAGGGACACCAACCCCGAGGAGATTGAGATTGACTTTGAAACACTCAAGCCGTCGACACTGAAAGAGCTGGAGCGATACGTCATGACCTGTCTGAGGAAGAAGCCCCGTAAGCCTTACGGTGAACAAG TTGCAGCAGGAAAGAAAGGCGGTGTTGCCAAGTCTAAAGAGGAGCTGACTCTGGAGAAGAGGAGGGAGCTGGAGAAGAGGCTGCAAGACGTCAGCGGGCAACTCAATTCTGTCAAGAAACCTACGAAACCTAAAG TGGAGAAGCCCAGCACTGTGGAGACTCACACCCAGCCCTCACGCCTCAgcggcagcagctccagctccgactcatcttcctcctcctcctcctcctcgtcctcagACACCAGTGATTCAGACTCTGGTTGA